A genomic stretch from Bacillus sp. E(2018) includes:
- the arr gene encoding NAD(+)--rifampin ADP-ribosyltransferase, producing the protein MNDKKEILDRGPFFHGTKAELKIGDLLEPLYLSNFQDKKSNYIYFTATLDAAKWGAELARSQSKERIYIIEPLGEFENDPNLTDKKFPGNPTRSYRSKFPLKIIAELKSWERHSDQEINQMLTHLKTLTEQGKNVIYD; encoded by the coding sequence AATGATAAAAAAGAAATCTTAGATAGAGGTCCGTTCTTTCATGGTACAAAAGCAGAACTGAAAATAGGAGACTTGTTAGAACCGCTATACCTATCCAACTTCCAAGACAAAAAATCTAACTATATCTATTTCACGGCAACATTAGATGCTGCCAAATGGGGTGCTGAATTAGCACGATCTCAATCAAAAGAGAGGATCTATATCATTGAACCACTAGGTGAATTTGAAAACGATCCAAACTTAACGGATAAAAAATTCCCAGGAAACCCGACACGTTCCTACAGATCTAAATTCCCTCTAAAAATTATTGCTGAATTAAAATCTTGGGAGAGGCATTCAGACCAAGAAATTAATCAGATGCTTACACATTTAAAAACCTTAACCGAGCAAGGAAAAAACGTAATATACGATTAA
- a CDS encoding GNAT family N-acetyltransferase, with translation MLTKLQLLDIKKLQKECEIHDRVQLKLNWVMLENRESNQLDFLHYEKEELVAFLGLYPFGSTVEVCGMVKPSERRKGHFDHLFQEGMRVVKQRPYKKILLNSPAESSAAKGFLTKIQADYSFSEHQMVWQENSLKPVEGITLRQLKPDDLDMSIRISSEAFGMTLKDSTAMERSFNKEKNTDRFMIVVNEQTVGKIRISRKDREAWIYGFAVLTEHQGQGIGRKVLRQVINEQSSAGNSIHLEVDTKNDQALELYKAVGFKVVHSQDYYSYLNRNQ, from the coding sequence ATGTTAACAAAACTACAACTTCTAGATATAAAAAAATTACAAAAAGAGTGTGAGATTCATGATAGGGTTCAGCTTAAGCTTAACTGGGTCATGCTAGAGAATCGTGAATCGAATCAATTAGACTTTCTTCACTATGAAAAAGAAGAACTCGTCGCGTTTCTAGGTCTGTATCCTTTTGGTTCTACAGTTGAAGTCTGTGGCATGGTGAAACCAAGTGAACGACGAAAAGGACATTTTGACCATTTGTTTCAAGAAGGAATGAGAGTAGTAAAACAACGCCCATACAAAAAAATCTTGTTAAACTCACCAGCTGAATCAAGTGCAGCAAAAGGGTTTTTGACTAAAATACAAGCCGACTATTCATTTTCAGAACATCAGATGGTGTGGCAAGAAAATTCCTTAAAACCAGTAGAAGGAATTACACTAAGACAATTGAAACCAGATGATTTAGACATGTCCATTCGTATATCAAGTGAAGCGTTCGGAATGACACTAAAAGATTCTACAGCAATGGAACGTTCATTTAACAAAGAAAAAAATACAGATAGGTTCATGATCGTTGTCAACGAGCAAACAGTAGGGAAAATTCGTATTTCACGTAAGGATAGGGAAGCATGGATCTATGGATTTGCCGTGTTAACAGAGCATCAAGGTCAAGGAATCGGTAGGAAAGTGTTACGTCAGGTGATAAACGAGCAAAGTTCAGCAGGTAATTCAATACATTTAGAGGTTGATACCAAAAATGATCAAGCTCTTGAACTATATAAAGCTGTAGGGTTTAAGGTGGTTCATTCACAGGATTATTATTCGTATTTAAATAGAAACCAATAA
- a CDS encoding HAD family hydrolase: protein MKKHNLLLFDLDDTLLKNSSWFDDGFTHSLAKHPVTNKLNAATFLELFKQPPRYLIEKLISSEYSPSTFKRARWEYVLKQFNLSIDIDALDELDNLFYETSMNYIKIDDSITSLVIDLSRNFELGIVTNGLYDPKQKLINMGLGEIFSDNKVFHAEQLGYRKPDPRIYYKALEYFDREPSETIFIGDSWTHDVIAPIEVGMEAIWVNLKNDLPPTSHKPFAIVSDITEIRDVLLSK, encoded by the coding sequence ATGAAAAAACATAATTTGTTGTTATTTGATTTAGACGACACTTTGTTAAAAAACTCTTCATGGTTTGATGATGGATTCACTCATTCCTTGGCGAAACATCCAGTTACAAATAAGTTAAATGCTGCGACGTTCTTAGAATTATTTAAGCAACCACCTAGATATTTGATTGAAAAGTTGATTTCTAGTGAGTACAGTCCATCAACATTTAAGCGAGCAAGATGGGAGTATGTACTGAAGCAATTTAATTTATCTATAGATATTGATGCACTAGATGAATTGGACAACCTCTTTTACGAAACGAGTATGAATTATATAAAAATTGACGATTCCATAACCAGTTTAGTGATAGATTTGAGTAGAAATTTCGAGCTAGGTATTGTAACGAATGGTCTATATGATCCAAAACAAAAGTTGATCAATATGGGATTAGGAGAAATTTTTAGTGACAACAAAGTTTTTCACGCAGAGCAATTAGGTTATCGAAAACCTGACCCTCGAATCTATTACAAAGCCCTAGAATATTTTGATAGAGAACCAAGTGAAACTATATTTATTGGGGATTCATGGACACATGACGTAATCGCTCCGATTGAAGTCGGTATGGAAGCCATATGGGTAAATCTTAAAAATGACCTGCCGCCAACATCACATAAACCATTTGCGATTGTTTCGGATATCACCGAGATTCGCGATGTTCTTTTAAGCAAATAA
- a CDS encoding YciI family protein codes for MMMIFLCMGYYNPEKMDARPSAEIEAIMSECQPHIEKFYDSGEVMLDAGLDTEIKSLRRVDGRINVTDGPFTETKELIGSIFIFEAENMDEAIELASLHPTTQVSRGEEFGWRIEIRPVHYLKNEFK; via the coding sequence ATGATGATGATATTTTTATGTATGGGCTATTACAACCCTGAAAAGATGGATGCACGTCCAAGTGCAGAGATTGAAGCCATTATGAGTGAATGTCAGCCACACATTGAGAAATTTTATGATAGTGGTGAGGTTATGCTTGATGCCGGCCTTGATACAGAAATCAAAAGCTTACGTCGAGTGGACGGTAGGATAAACGTAACAGATGGGCCATTTACTGAAACTAAAGAATTAATAGGAAGCATTTTCATTTTTGAAGCAGAAAACATGGATGAGGCTATTGAACTGGCTTCACTACATCCAACCACACAAGTTAGCAGAGGTGAAGAGTTTGGTTGGCGAATAGAAATTCGTCCTGTGCATTACTTAAAGAACGAATTTAAGTAA
- a CDS encoding MFS transporter, translated as MRVNHTNKSWKYPAILLSSIGITSIGEWVYFIALNLIVLDKMGVFAVSGLYILRALSTLFTNIWSGSLIDRMNKKHLMVVLTIFQAVFISLLPLLSSLWAIYSMVFIISIASSMYGPTSMTYMTKLIPAEQRKQFNSLRSLIDSGAFVIGPAIAGILFMIGTTNVAIFINAIALFLSALITLFMPNIEKNEFIEKQDEKINLKILRNDWKLVVNFSHKHVYIMGIYLLFSLVMVLATAVDSLEAAFATEVLSLSEGDYGLLVSIAGVGIVVGALVNLIVVEKIATSWLIGIGSLMVSSGYLLYAFSGSFLIAAIGFFILSFSMAFINTGFYTFYQNNVPVEVMGRVGSVYGFIEAFFIIMGTVVFGILAELIAIRFVVILGTLIMFAVTVILFIFTSQPTKKEYYSEKQQLQTSATN; from the coding sequence ATGCGTGTAAATCATACTAATAAATCGTGGAAATACCCTGCCATTCTATTGTCCAGTATTGGAATTACAAGTATAGGGGAATGGGTCTATTTTATCGCACTAAATTTAATCGTGCTTGATAAGATGGGTGTCTTTGCTGTTTCAGGTCTCTATATCCTTAGAGCGTTATCAACATTATTTACAAACATTTGGTCGGGTAGTTTAATTGATCGGATGAATAAAAAGCATCTAATGGTTGTACTTACTATTTTCCAAGCAGTGTTTATTTCCTTACTGCCCTTGCTATCTTCTCTCTGGGCCATTTATAGCATGGTCTTTATTATAAGTATAGCAAGCTCCATGTATGGACCTACTTCAATGACTTACATGACGAAGTTAATTCCTGCTGAACAAAGAAAACAATTCAATTCTCTACGAAGCCTGATTGATTCAGGGGCCTTTGTTATTGGCCCAGCTATTGCAGGAATCCTGTTTATGATTGGTACTACTAATGTTGCGATATTCATTAATGCAATCGCTCTCTTTTTATCAGCACTAATCACTTTGTTCATGCCCAATATTGAAAAAAACGAGTTTATCGAAAAACAAGATGAAAAAATCAACTTGAAGATATTAAGAAACGATTGGAAACTAGTAGTTAATTTTAGTCACAAACATGTTTACATTATGGGCATATACTTACTTTTCAGTTTAGTGATGGTTTTGGCAACTGCTGTAGATTCATTGGAAGCAGCATTTGCTACAGAAGTTCTTTCTCTATCTGAGGGTGATTATGGATTATTAGTTAGTATAGCTGGCGTTGGAATAGTTGTTGGTGCGTTAGTAAACTTGATAGTTGTTGAAAAAATCGCTACCTCTTGGCTGATTGGTATTGGATCCTTGATGGTATCAAGTGGTTATCTACTGTATGCTTTTTCAGGTTCTTTTTTGATAGCAGCCATCGGTTTTTTCATTCTATCATTTTCAATGGCTTTCATTAATACAGGATTTTATACATTTTATCAAAATAATGTTCCAGTGGAGGTAATGGGACGTGTTGGAAGTGTATATGGTTTTATCGAAGCCTTCTTCATCATTATGGGGACAGTGGTATTTGGAATATTAGCTGAATTAATAGCTATTCGGTTTGTCGTCATATTAGGAACTTTAATTATGTTCGCAGTAACAGTGATACTATTTATCTTTACGAGTCAGCCGACTAAGAAAGAATATTATTCTGAGAAACAACAATTACAAACTTCCGCTACCAATTAA
- a CDS encoding sugar O-acetyltransferase yields the protein MKTEKEKMLAGEMYNPADSILVKEREEARRKVRVYNQTLETEGEKRERLLKELLGSTGENVFMEPNIRFDYGYNTYVGENFYANFDCTILDVCEVRFGDNCMLAPGVQIYTATHPLHPTERNSGKEFAKPITFGNNVWIGGNAVINPGITVGNNVVIASGAVVTKDVPDNVVVGGNPAKVIKEIEI from the coding sequence ATGAAAACTGAAAAAGAGAAAATGTTAGCCGGAGAAATGTACAATCCAGCTGATTCCATATTGGTAAAGGAACGTGAAGAAGCTAGGCGGAAAGTTAGAGTCTATAATCAGACGTTAGAAACAGAAGGGGAAAAGAGAGAACGTCTATTAAAGGAATTACTAGGTTCAACGGGTGAAAATGTATTTATGGAGCCAAATATTCGTTTTGATTATGGGTACAACACTTACGTAGGAGAAAACTTTTATGCTAACTTCGACTGTACGATTTTAGACGTTTGTGAGGTAAGATTCGGGGATAATTGTATGCTTGCTCCTGGGGTTCAAATTTATACGGCTACCCATCCACTACATCCAACAGAACGTAATTCAGGTAAAGAATTTGCCAAACCGATTACATTCGGAAACAATGTTTGGATTGGAGGAAATGCCGTAATAAACCCAGGTATAACAGTAGGGAACAATGTTGTCATTGCGTCAGGTGCAGTAGTTACAAAAGATGTACCTGATAATGTGGTTGTTGGTGGTAACCCAGCGAAAGTAATTAAAGAGATAGAAATCTAA
- a CDS encoding helix-turn-helix transcriptional regulator: MKNNVKITRMNAAITQEQLARKVGVTRQTIGLIEKGEFNPSLQLCVAIAKELQKTLDELFWEVDAK, encoded by the coding sequence ATGAAGAACAACGTTAAAATAACCAGAATGAATGCGGCCATCACTCAGGAACAATTAGCAAGAAAAGTTGGTGTGACTAGACAAACGATCGGTCTTATAGAAAAGGGCGAGTTTAACCCTAGTCTTCAGTTGTGTGTGGCAATAGCTAAAGAACTGCAGAAAACATTGGATGAATTATTTTGGGAGGTTGATGCGAAATGA
- a CDS encoding DUF6440 family protein, which produces MFKKKNDNDKRFVEKSVQHYQYGMILVLVDTATNVHYLHTWSAQGTSLTPLLDENGDVVIEKDSN; this is translated from the coding sequence ATGTTCAAAAAAAAAAATGACAATGATAAAAGGTTTGTTGAAAAATCCGTGCAACATTATCAGTACGGAATGATCTTAGTACTCGTCGATACAGCAACAAATGTCCATTACCTGCATACCTGGTCTGCACAGGGAACTTCCCTTACACCATTATTAGACGAAAATGGTGATGTGGTTATAGAAAAGGATTCCAATTAA
- a CDS encoding ABC transporter permease → MSVQRILAIFEKDIKDFPKNMALLMLPVSNALLALIYSLTFDGELPIKLLYVIIGATLSMVTSGIMMSMIAEENEKNTMRGLIQSPASLLDIIIGKSLVTGIITVISLIISLMIVGIEPFLNFRAIIGLILMFLFFLLLGIGIGLFSKSLAATSGYLMPVMFLFGFTPMIATFQFAEDSMIVRVTNTFPIMQAIELYQKSFWLPLCIIAIWIIGAALFTYVCFRKVMTDD, encoded by the coding sequence ATGAGTGTTCAACGGATACTTGCAATTTTTGAAAAAGACATAAAAGATTTCCCCAAAAATATGGCGCTGTTGATGTTGCCAGTAAGTAATGCGTTACTCGCATTAATTTACTCCCTAACTTTTGACGGGGAACTTCCCATTAAACTTCTATATGTAATTATTGGGGCAACTTTATCAATGGTTACGTCAGGTATCATGATGAGCATGATAGCCGAAGAAAATGAGAAGAACACAATGAGAGGTTTGATACAATCTCCTGCCTCGCTATTAGATATCATTATTGGAAAAAGTCTGGTTACAGGGATCATCACAGTTATTTCCCTAATAATTTCACTAATGATCGTGGGCATTGAACCATTTTTGAACTTCAGGGCGATTATTGGACTTATCTTGATGTTCCTATTCTTTCTTTTGTTAGGTATCGGTATTGGACTATTTTCAAAATCGCTTGCTGCCACATCTGGTTATCTGATGCCAGTCATGTTCCTGTTTGGTTTCACGCCAATGATTGCTACATTTCAGTTTGCGGAAGACAGTATGATAGTTAGAGTCACTAATACGTTTCCCATCATGCAAGCAATCGAATTGTACCAAAAAAGCTTTTGGCTACCATTATGTATAATCGCTATATGGATAATCGGAGCAGCATTGTTTACGTATGTTTGTTTTAGAAAAGTCATGACTGATGACTAA
- a CDS encoding ABC transporter ATP-binding protein has product MEHVIEVKGMQKIFGAHTAIKNVSFNVKQGEIFGFLGPSGSGKTTTVKVLTGELKQTVGDVKVLGIDSANFGTSEFKSQVGILSDNSSLYERLTIYDNLKLFCKLYRAPLKQIDVVLREVNLHDERSKTVSMLSKGMKQRVLLAKALIHNPKLVFLDEPTSALDPGNMAHIHRGLQKLNEAGTTIFLTTHNMEEATELCDRVAFLHNGELQELDNPNSLRYKYSTHAFHVETFKGNRLVISNQPDKAEQIRELIANGEVKTMHTDNPTLGQIFLKVTGKELE; this is encoded by the coding sequence TTGGAACACGTCATTGAAGTAAAAGGAATGCAGAAAATTTTTGGCGCACATACCGCCATTAAAAACGTGAGTTTTAATGTGAAGCAGGGGGAGATTTTCGGATTTCTTGGTCCAAGTGGATCCGGTAAAACAACGACTGTTAAAGTATTGACCGGAGAGCTGAAACAAACTGTTGGTGATGTAAAAGTACTTGGTATTGATTCAGCAAATTTTGGAACGTCAGAGTTCAAATCTCAGGTCGGAATATTATCAGATAACAGCTCGTTATATGAGCGACTGACGATCTATGATAATCTGAAATTATTTTGTAAATTATATCGTGCACCACTGAAGCAAATCGATGTGGTACTGCGAGAAGTTAATTTGCATGATGAACGTTCCAAAACAGTTTCGATGTTGTCAAAAGGAATGAAACAGCGTGTACTGCTGGCCAAAGCGCTTATTCACAATCCTAAACTGGTATTTCTAGATGAACCAACATCTGCTCTGGATCCTGGAAATATGGCACATATTCACCGTGGACTTCAAAAGCTGAATGAAGCAGGTACAACCATTTTCTTGACTACTCATAATATGGAGGAAGCGACTGAATTATGTGACCGAGTTGCGTTTTTGCATAATGGAGAACTGCAGGAATTAGACAACCCGAATTCACTCCGCTATAAATATTCCACACACGCTTTTCATGTGGAAACCTTTAAAGGCAATCGGTTGGTCATCAGTAATCAACCGGATAAGGCAGAGCAAATCAGGGAACTGATCGCAAATGGAGAAGTTAAAACCATGCATACGGATAATCCGACACTTGGTCAGATCTTTCTAAAAGTTACTGGAAAGGAGTTAGAATAA
- a CDS encoding response regulator transcription factor, which yields MACFTIDEQVINGESLPLFSLTVNDSQATSVYSDADVQAKLVKILRSNTSIPVLDLQEGLYMRLSVEDNIAFFKKWFECKMPLPQILVEFELHTCAKKALHQCSESEIRRVYFAKYYISGYKKMAFLEPIHGVDIITVNTFINMLQKIKHLQIPVLILVSSMEHALLLGDSVYKLQQNGLQEVEVDEMATLQPEMESSREPVVANLFKISARVGDKIILFDPTEIDYIESQDGKTMITINEESFAMEYTLAEVDKKLEVFGFYRCHRSYIVNLQKVREIITWSKNSYSLRISNKVQSTIPLSRSKIQDIQEKLILK from the coding sequence ATGGCATGTTTTACAATCGATGAACAAGTGATTAATGGCGAGTCGCTTCCCTTATTTTCCCTTACCGTCAACGATTCGCAGGCAACATCAGTTTACAGTGATGCTGATGTGCAGGCTAAGTTGGTGAAAATCCTACGCAGCAATACTAGCATCCCCGTTCTTGATCTACAGGAGGGATTATACATGCGCTTGTCAGTAGAAGACAATATCGCTTTTTTTAAAAAATGGTTCGAATGTAAAATGCCATTACCTCAAATTCTGGTGGAGTTTGAACTGCATACATGTGCAAAGAAAGCTTTGCACCAATGCTCCGAATCTGAAATTCGACGAGTCTACTTTGCTAAATATTATATAAGCGGTTACAAGAAAATGGCCTTCCTGGAGCCGATACACGGTGTTGATATTATAACAGTTAATACGTTTATTAATATGCTTCAAAAAATAAAGCATCTACAGATACCTGTGCTTATTTTAGTATCCAGCATGGAACATGCACTTTTACTTGGAGATAGTGTTTACAAGCTTCAACAAAATGGGTTGCAAGAAGTTGAAGTTGATGAAATGGCTACATTACAGCCTGAAATGGAAAGTTCTAGAGAACCAGTTGTTGCAAATCTATTCAAAATTTCTGCACGGGTAGGAGATAAAATAATTCTATTTGATCCGACAGAGATCGATTATATCGAAAGTCAGGATGGAAAGACAATGATTACTATTAATGAGGAATCTTTTGCGATGGAATACACATTGGCTGAAGTAGACAAGAAATTAGAGGTTTTCGGATTTTATCGTTGTCACCGGTCCTACATAGTAAACCTGCAAAAGGTACGTGAGATTATTACATGGTCAAAAAACTCGTATTCACTCAGAATTAGCAATAAGGTTCAGTCAACTATTCCCCTGTCTCGTTCTAAAATTCAAGATATCCAGGAGAAATTAATCCTCAAATAG
- a CDS encoding helix-turn-helix transcriptional regulator, producing MKKDFGDSISNKVYEYRVLARLSQQELAEKVGVSKQTIFVMEKGNYVPTLLLAFRIAEFFKVDVNDVFTYMKGIDENGN from the coding sequence ATGAAGAAAGATTTTGGTGATTCCATTTCAAATAAGGTATATGAATATCGTGTACTTGCCAGATTGTCGCAGCAAGAATTAGCAGAAAAAGTCGGGGTCTCCAAACAAACCATCTTTGTAATGGAAAAGGGAAACTATGTACCCACTCTGTTGTTAGCTTTTCGAATTGCCGAATTCTTTAAAGTTGATGTAAACGATGTTTTTACTTACATGAAAGGAATTGATGAAAATGGAAATTAA
- a CDS encoding DUF2178 domain-containing protein: MEIKSISDIPGAAFYPLKSWAEQSTGNWNILLGIGFLLLMASITLAYVFYKKMGNEDERTTNIYLKSSYFMLLTIILCDIVFPTEYMANIFFLFKYALAILACGIYLAVQYKRDFM; encoded by the coding sequence ATGGAAATTAAGTCGATCTCAGATATCCCTGGTGCAGCTTTTTACCCTTTGAAGTCATGGGCTGAACAGTCTACTGGTAATTGGAACATTCTTTTAGGAATTGGTTTTTTATTATTGATGGCTAGTATCACACTAGCGTATGTGTTCTATAAGAAGATGGGGAATGAAGATGAGCGAACTACAAACATCTATTTGAAAAGCAGTTATTTCATGCTGTTGACGATTATTCTGTGTGATATCGTTTTTCCTACTGAGTATATGGCGAACATATTCTTCTTGTTTAAATACGCGTTAGCCATCTTAGCATGCGGTATTTATTTGGCCGTACAATATAAGAGGGATTTTATGTGA
- a CDS encoding prolyl oligopeptidase family serine peptidase encodes MSPLTVNEVLQIKEPADLVHMSISSNGRWLAFCLRGNSENRSVGVSQAVEGNAQWVCNLETGESFTIVEGAESSWGGVWSPDGETLAFYSDLRGKAQLWLWTPSDYSVKLASDIIVRPFFGLEKPIWTKEGKHIIVKSMPLEHVDENHFSSSDSFKTSPLKIHHSKPQVFTTNDTLHNETEDQTFWENRYRADLTLIDLSSGTIKILTRGLKPVGMKLSSNGKFLAFTNCLGDERVNSQQNLFELCILSLGDYQNTLLTRIENKIRMDYGWSFCWGLDNETIYYLTSGPQSEGGLWAVNTKITNSSKLEFHIEDTHMGRDFDGPISLENGDVLLIVSGGLLRVSSTDLAENQLLRVEGREIIAAFPMANQSENYVIIHTEEKNEALYGFYKMDYRTGECEKIYEEPSVHIPWYLGGSDYQKHGDKEVITFFSQSSDEPSILKVLDVNDKEIKVKSKINKINTQELGTSQIITWKQGDQNFRGALLLPKHRNGKVPVVMRVYAGSMQSQALRLFGCSPVVENNHHLLATRGYAVFLPDLPMVRSNEPAEEITRAIENALDALVEHPEIDSDRIGIIGHSFGGYSALVAITRIQRFKAAVISSGIANLISNYTKFDPPQFSYGWVEDGQANMGTSLWENKDRYIRNSPLFDFDKIQVPVLIVQGTRDHLCSEEAGPMFSALNRLGKTAELILYDEEHSQDTWNEENLQHYHQRVIDWYDKYI; translated from the coding sequence ATGAGTCCTTTAACCGTGAATGAAGTCTTACAGATTAAAGAGCCAGCAGATCTAGTGCACATGTCCATATCTTCAAACGGAAGATGGTTGGCATTTTGTTTAAGAGGAAATTCGGAGAATCGTTCAGTGGGTGTCTCCCAAGCTGTAGAAGGTAATGCTCAGTGGGTATGCAATCTTGAAACGGGGGAGTCTTTTACGATTGTTGAAGGAGCGGAGAGCAGTTGGGGAGGTGTATGGTCGCCTGATGGAGAGACGCTGGCTTTTTATTCAGATTTGAGAGGTAAAGCGCAGCTCTGGTTGTGGACACCTTCAGATTATTCGGTAAAACTTGCCTCAGATATCATTGTCCGTCCTTTTTTTGGACTGGAAAAACCGATTTGGACTAAAGAAGGAAAACATATCATTGTAAAATCAATGCCTTTAGAGCACGTGGATGAGAACCATTTTAGTTCTTCAGATTCTTTTAAAACTTCACCTCTTAAGATACACCATTCAAAGCCACAGGTTTTTACAACTAATGATACGCTGCATAATGAAACGGAGGATCAAACATTTTGGGAGAATCGTTATAGAGCAGATTTAACTTTGATTGATCTTTCATCTGGAACAATCAAAATTCTCACTCGTGGTTTGAAACCCGTTGGTATGAAGCTGTCGAGCAATGGTAAGTTCCTTGCTTTTACAAATTGTCTTGGTGATGAAAGGGTTAATTCTCAACAAAATCTGTTTGAGCTCTGTATTTTATCTCTTGGAGACTACCAAAATACTCTCTTAACTAGAATTGAGAATAAGATTCGAATGGACTATGGCTGGAGTTTTTGTTGGGGATTAGATAATGAAACGATTTATTATCTTACGAGTGGACCTCAATCTGAAGGTGGGTTATGGGCAGTAAATACGAAAATCACTAACTCAAGTAAACTTGAATTTCACATTGAAGATACGCATATGGGAAGAGATTTTGATGGACCCATTTCCTTAGAGAATGGGGATGTGTTATTGATTGTAAGTGGTGGCTTGTTGAGGGTTTCTTCTACAGATTTAGCTGAAAACCAGTTATTAAGAGTCGAAGGTAGAGAGATTATAGCAGCGTTTCCCATGGCTAACCAATCTGAGAATTATGTAATTATACATACCGAAGAAAAGAATGAAGCACTTTATGGATTTTATAAAATGGACTATCGAACGGGGGAATGCGAGAAGATATATGAGGAACCAAGCGTGCACATCCCATGGTATTTGGGTGGGTCGGATTATCAAAAACATGGAGACAAAGAAGTGATTACTTTTTTCTCTCAATCTTCAGATGAACCATCTATTCTTAAGGTTCTTGATGTGAACGATAAGGAAATTAAAGTTAAATCTAAAATTAATAAAATAAATACTCAGGAGTTAGGAACATCCCAAATCATTACATGGAAACAAGGTGATCAAAATTTCAGAGGAGCACTGTTACTTCCAAAACATAGAAACGGTAAAGTGCCAGTCGTGATGCGGGTTTATGCTGGATCTATGCAGTCACAAGCACTTCGATTATTCGGGTGTAGTCCTGTTGTAGAAAATAATCACCATCTATTAGCAACGAGAGGATATGCGGTTTTCTTACCTGATCTACCTATGGTCAGAAGCAATGAACCAGCTGAGGAAATCACTAGAGCAATCGAAAATGCTTTAGATGCGCTTGTAGAACATCCTGAAATTGATTCCGATAGAATTGGAATAATTGGGCATTCTTTTGGAGGGTATTCAGCACTTGTTGCCATCACCAGAATTCAAAGATTCAAAGCTGCCGTAATTTCATCTGGTATCGCCAATTTGATAAGTAACTATACGAAATTTGACCCTCCACAATTTAGTTATGGGTGGGTGGAAGACGGGCAAGCAAACATGGGAACCTCATTATGGGAAAATAAAGATCGGTACATTAGAAATTCTCCATTATTTGATTTCGATAAAATCCAAGTACCCGTATTAATCGTTCAAGGTACACGAGACCACCTCTGTTCTGAGGAAGCGGGACCCATGTTTTCCGCACTAAATCGACTCGGTAAGACTGCCGAGTTAATTTTGTATGATGAAGAGCATTCACAGGATACATGGAATGAGGAGAACTTACAACATTATCATCAAAGAGTTATAGATTGGTATGATAAGTATATCTAA